One stretch of Roseovarius mucosus DNA includes these proteins:
- a CDS encoding L,D-transpeptidase, with the protein MATGLAALATPGILRAEPAADVTNRRNASAFITRDWRDHFDSLGKGAILADIDSRALHYWGPDGETYALYPSSVPMTEDLTRRGYTQIVRKRVGPDWTPTQSMRERDPTLPAYMPPGPGNPLGTHALYLSWPAYLVHGTHDTRKIGRQSSSGCIGLYNEHIEELFAKVEVGTQVLLL; encoded by the coding sequence ATGGCCACCGGCCTCGCCGCCCTTGCAACCCCCGGTATCCTGCGCGCAGAACCTGCGGCAGACGTGACCAACCGGCGCAATGCGTCCGCCTTTATCACCCGCGACTGGCGCGATCATTTCGACAGCTTGGGCAAGGGCGCTATTCTGGCCGATATCGACAGCCGCGCGCTGCATTACTGGGGCCCGGACGGCGAGACCTATGCGCTCTACCCCTCCTCCGTGCCGATGACCGAGGATCTCACCCGCCGCGGCTATACCCAGATCGTGCGCAAGCGCGTCGGCCCCGACTGGACCCCCACCCAATCCATGCGCGAGCGCGATCCCACCCTGCCCGCCTATATGCCCCCCGGCCCCGGCAACCCGCTGGGCACCCATGCGCTCTACCTCAGCTGGCCCGCCTATCTCGTGCACGGCACCCACGACACCCGCAAGATCGGGCGGCAATCCTCCTCAGGCTGCATCGGCCTCTATAACGAGCATATCGAGGAACTCTTCGCCAAGGTCGAGGTCGGCACACAGGTCCTGCTGCTCTGA